In the genome of Streptomyces globosus, one region contains:
- a CDS encoding DUF7342 family protein gives MSGSPIHVLVVDDDMRVARINAAYVEKVPGFRVVSRAHSASEALERLGDRRVDLVLLDHYLPDGSGLDLVARLRQLGHSTDVIMVTAARDLATVQAAMRLGALQYLVKPFTFQGLRLRLEAYAALRRTLETGGEAEQAQVDRIFGALAAAGAPNELPKGHSPTTAELVRRVLLSAEGPLSAQQIADRAGISRQTAQRYLKLLDRTGRVTLALRYGETGRPEHRYAWRPADGP, from the coding sequence ATGAGCGGATCCCCGATCCACGTATTGGTCGTCGACGACGACATGCGTGTTGCCCGGATCAACGCGGCGTACGTCGAGAAGGTTCCCGGCTTCCGCGTCGTCTCCCGCGCCCACTCGGCCTCCGAGGCGCTGGAACGCCTCGGAGACCGGCGGGTGGACCTGGTCCTCCTGGACCACTACCTGCCCGACGGCAGCGGCCTGGACCTGGTGGCGCGCCTGCGGCAGCTCGGCCACTCCACCGATGTGATCATGGTCACGGCCGCCCGGGACCTCGCCACGGTGCAGGCAGCGATGCGCCTCGGCGCCCTCCAGTACCTGGTCAAACCGTTCACCTTCCAGGGCCTCAGGCTCCGGCTGGAGGCGTACGCGGCCCTGCGCCGCACCCTGGAGACGGGCGGCGAGGCCGAACAGGCCCAGGTGGACCGGATCTTCGGGGCGCTCGCCGCCGCCGGCGCCCCCAACGAGCTGCCCAAGGGCCACTCCCCCACCACCGCCGAGCTGGTCCGCCGCGTCCTGCTGTCCGCGGAAGGCCCGCTGTCGGCCCAGCAGATCGCCGACCGCGCCGGCATCAGCCGCCAGACCGCCCAGCGGTACCTCAAACTGCTGGACCGCACCGGACGGGTCACACTGGCCCTGCGCTACGGCGAGACGGGCCGCCCCGAGCACCGCTACGCCTGGCGCCCGGCCGACGGCCCGTGA
- a CDS encoding DUF7455 domain-containing protein, protein MTTVLTPATPLTAADRCDRCGAQAYLRVVLLSGGELLFCAHHGRKFEPELKKIAAEIQDETERLTSAPAAHADTEDR, encoded by the coding sequence GTGACTACTGTTCTGACACCCGCGACCCCGCTGACGGCCGCTGACCGATGCGACCGTTGCGGCGCCCAGGCATATCTGCGCGTCGTCCTGCTGAGCGGCGGTGAACTGCTCTTCTGCGCCCACCACGGGCGCAAGTTCGAGCCGGAACTCAAGAAGATCGCCGCGGAAATACAGGATGAGACCGAGCGGCTGACGTCCGCTCCTGCGGCGCACGCCGACACCGAGGACCGCTGA
- a CDS encoding solute symporter family protein, with protein MTAGHQTLALVLFSTFIAVTLGITTWVSRHRHGSAEEFYAGGRLFSPMENGFAIAGDYMSAASFLGISGLIALFGYDGLLYSVGFLVAWLVVLFLVAELVRNCGRFTLADVVAARMSERPVRIAAGTASVTVSVLYLVAQMVGAGSLVGLLLGDSGTAARTLTVVAVGALMVVYVTFGGMRATTWIQIVKAVLLMGGAVALTVLVLLRFHGDFGLLLTSAAERSGHGERFLGPGLKYGGDWTARIDFMSLGLALVLGTAGLPHILSRFYTVPTARAARRSVVWAIGLIGGFYLMTIVLGFGAAALVGPAAVRASHASGNTAVPLLAADLGGGAESTGGAVLFALVAAIAFATILAVVAGITLASSASVAHDLYASLRRRRARARSEVAVARIAAVGIGAVAIALGLLAQDLNVAFLVGLAFAVAASANLPVLLYSLFWSRFTTRGAVWSVYGGLVPAVLLVVLSPVVSGSPDALFPGADFQCFPLQNPGLVSIPLGFLAGWLGTVASSEEPDAAKHAETEVRSLTGAGAV; from the coding sequence GTGACCGCCGGGCACCAGACCCTCGCTCTGGTCCTCTTCAGCACCTTCATCGCGGTGACCCTGGGCATCACCACCTGGGTCAGCCGCCACCGGCACGGCTCGGCCGAGGAGTTCTACGCCGGGGGGCGGCTGTTCTCCCCGATGGAGAACGGTTTCGCCATCGCCGGCGACTACATGTCCGCCGCGTCCTTCCTCGGCATCTCCGGGCTGATCGCCCTGTTCGGCTACGACGGTCTGCTGTACTCGGTGGGCTTCCTCGTCGCCTGGCTCGTCGTCCTCTTCCTCGTCGCCGAACTCGTCCGCAACTGCGGCCGCTTCACCCTCGCCGACGTCGTCGCGGCCCGGATGAGCGAGCGGCCCGTCCGGATCGCCGCCGGGACCGCCTCCGTCACCGTCTCCGTGCTGTACCTCGTCGCGCAGATGGTCGGGGCCGGCAGCCTCGTCGGCCTGCTGCTCGGCGACTCCGGCACCGCCGCCCGCACGCTGACCGTGGTCGCGGTCGGGGCGCTGATGGTCGTCTACGTCACCTTCGGCGGAATGCGGGCCACCACCTGGATCCAGATCGTCAAGGCCGTCCTCCTGATGGGCGGGGCGGTCGCCCTCACCGTCCTCGTCCTGCTCCGCTTCCACGGCGACTTCGGGCTGCTGCTCACCAGCGCCGCAGAACGCAGCGGCCACGGCGAGCGGTTCCTGGGCCCCGGGCTGAAGTACGGCGGCGACTGGACCGCCCGCATCGACTTCATGAGCCTCGGCCTGGCCCTGGTCCTCGGCACCGCCGGGCTCCCGCACATCCTGTCCCGCTTCTACACGGTGCCGACCGCGCGGGCCGCCCGCCGGTCGGTGGTCTGGGCGATCGGCCTGATCGGCGGCTTCTACCTGATGACCATCGTGCTCGGCTTCGGTGCGGCCGCGCTGGTCGGCCCGGCCGCGGTCCGCGCCTCCCACGCCTCCGGCAACACGGCGGTGCCGCTGCTCGCCGCGGACCTGGGCGGCGGGGCGGAATCCACCGGCGGGGCCGTGCTGTTCGCCCTGGTCGCGGCGATCGCCTTCGCGACGATCCTCGCCGTCGTCGCGGGCATCACCCTGGCCTCGTCGGCGTCCGTCGCGCACGACCTGTACGCCTCCCTCCGGCGCCGCCGCGCCCGCGCACGCAGCGAGGTCGCGGTGGCGCGGATCGCGGCCGTCGGGATCGGGGCGGTGGCGATCGCGCTCGGGCTGCTGGCCCAGGACCTGAACGTGGCGTTCCTGGTGGGCCTCGCCTTCGCGGTCGCGGCCTCCGCCAACCTGCCCGTGCTGCTGTACTCGCTGTTCTGGAGCCGCTTCACGACGCGCGGCGCCGTCTGGTCGGTGTACGGCGGACTGGTGCCGGCCGTGCTGCTGGTGGTGCTGTCGCCGGTCGTCTCCGGCAGCCCCGACGCCCTCTTCCCGGGAGCGGACTTCCAGTGCTTCCCGCTGCAGAACCCGGGCCTGGTCTCGATTCCGCTCGGGTTCCTGGCGGGCTGGCTGGGGACGGTGGCCTCGTCGGAGGAGCCGGACGCCGCCAAGCACGCCGAGACCGAGGTCCGCTCCCTGACGGGCGCCGGGGCCGTGTGA
- a CDS encoding DNA gyrase/topoisomerase IV subunit B codes for MTADTSVPSSALLSGADRDGSNYTARHLLVLEGLEAVRKRPGMYIGSTDSRGLMHCLWEIIDNAVDEALGGYCDHIEVILHDDASVEVRDNGRGIPVDVEPKTGLSGVEVVMTKLHAGGKFGGGSYAASGGLHGVGASVVNALSSRLDVEVDRGSSTHAISFRRGVPGVFTGQGPDSGFDPAGGLRKVKRIAKGKTGTRVRYWADRQIFLKDARLSLETLHQRARQTAFLVPGLTIVVRDERGIDGAGKTEEVFRFDGGISEFCDFLAQDKAVCDVLRLSGQGTFKETVPVLDERGHMTPTEVTRDLGVDIALRWGTGYETTVKSFVNIIATPKGGTHITGFERAVAKTLNEVLRSAKLLRVAEDDVVKDDAMEGLTAVVTVRLAEPQFEGQTKEVLGTSAAARIVAAVVSKELKAFLTSTKRDDKQQARAVMEKVVAAARTRIAARQHKEAQRRKTALETSSLPAKLADCRSDDVERSELFIVEGDSALGTAKLARNSEFQALLPIRGKILNVQKSSVSDMLKNAECGAIIQVIGAGSGRTFDIDAARYGKIVLLVDADVDGAHIRCLLLTLFQRYMRPMVEAGRVFAAVPPLHRIELVQPKRGQDKYVYTYSDSELRQTLLEFQRKNIRYKDSIQRYKGLGEMDADQLAETTMDPRHRTLRRINIGDLEAAEQVFDLLMGNEVAPRKEFITSSAATLDRSRIDA; via the coding sequence GTGACCGCCGACACGTCCGTGCCTTCCAGCGCGCTGCTGTCCGGAGCAGACCGGGACGGCTCCAACTACACCGCGCGGCACCTGCTCGTCCTCGAAGGCCTCGAAGCCGTCCGCAAGCGGCCCGGCATGTACATCGGGTCGACCGACAGCCGCGGCCTGATGCACTGCCTCTGGGAGATCATCGACAACGCCGTCGACGAGGCCCTGGGCGGCTACTGCGACCACATCGAGGTCATCCTCCACGACGACGCCTCCGTCGAGGTCAGGGACAACGGCCGCGGCATCCCCGTGGACGTCGAGCCGAAGACCGGCCTGTCCGGCGTCGAGGTCGTCATGACCAAGCTGCACGCCGGCGGCAAGTTCGGCGGCGGCTCCTACGCCGCCTCCGGCGGTCTGCACGGCGTCGGCGCCTCCGTCGTCAACGCCCTCTCCTCCCGCCTCGACGTCGAGGTCGACCGCGGCAGCTCCACCCACGCGATCAGCTTCCGCCGCGGCGTGCCCGGCGTCTTCACCGGCCAGGGCCCCGACAGCGGCTTCGACCCCGCCGGCGGCCTGCGCAAGGTCAAGCGCATCGCCAAGGGCAAGACCGGCACCCGCGTCCGCTACTGGGCCGACCGGCAGATCTTCCTCAAGGACGCCCGGCTCTCGCTGGAGACCCTGCACCAGCGTGCCCGCCAGACCGCCTTCCTCGTCCCCGGCCTGACGATCGTCGTGCGCGACGAGCGCGGCATCGACGGGGCCGGGAAGACCGAGGAGGTCTTCCGCTTCGACGGCGGGATCAGCGAGTTCTGCGACTTCCTCGCCCAGGACAAGGCCGTCTGCGACGTCCTGCGCCTCAGCGGGCAGGGCACCTTCAAGGAGACCGTCCCCGTCCTCGACGAGCGCGGCCACATGACCCCCACCGAGGTCACCCGCGACCTCGGCGTGGACATCGCCCTGCGGTGGGGCACGGGGTACGAGACGACCGTCAAGTCCTTCGTGAACATCATCGCCACGCCCAAGGGCGGCACCCACATCACCGGCTTCGAGCGCGCCGTCGCCAAGACCCTGAACGAGGTGCTCCGCTCCGCCAAGCTGCTGCGCGTCGCCGAGGACGACGTCGTCAAGGACGACGCGATGGAGGGCCTGACCGCGGTCGTCACCGTCCGCCTGGCCGAGCCGCAGTTCGAGGGCCAGACCAAGGAGGTGCTCGGCACCTCGGCGGCCGCCCGCATCGTCGCCGCCGTCGTCTCCAAGGAGCTCAAGGCCTTCCTGACCTCCACCAAGCGCGACGACAAGCAGCAGGCGCGCGCCGTGATGGAGAAGGTCGTCGCTGCGGCCCGGACCCGCATCGCCGCCCGCCAGCACAAGGAGGCGCAGCGCCGCAAGACGGCCCTGGAGACCTCCTCGCTCCCCGCCAAGCTCGCGGACTGCCGCAGCGACGACGTCGAGCGCAGCGAGCTCTTCATCGTCGAGGGAGACTCCGCCCTCGGCACCGCGAAGCTGGCCCGGAATTCCGAATTCCAGGCCCTGCTGCCCATCCGCGGCAAGATCCTGAACGTTCAGAAGTCCTCGGTCTCGGACATGCTGAAGAACGCCGAGTGCGGCGCGATCATCCAGGTCATAGGGGCCGGCTCCGGCCGCACCTTCGACATCGACGCCGCGCGGTACGGGAAGATCGTCCTGCTCGTCGACGCCGACGTGGACGGCGCCCACATCCGCTGCCTGCTGCTGACGCTCTTCCAGCGCTACATGCGCCCCATGGTCGAGGCCGGGAGGGTGTTCGCGGCCGTGCCGCCGCTGCACCGGATCGAGCTCGTCCAGCCCAAGAGGGGGCAGGACAAGTACGTCTACACGTATTCGGACAGCGAACTCCGCCAGACCCTGCTCGAATTCCAGCGGAAGAACATCCGCTACAAGGACTCGATCCAGCGCTACAAGGGCCTCGGCGAGATGGACGCGGACCAGCTGGCGGAGACGACGATGGACCCGCGCCACCGCACGCTGCGCCGCATCAACATCGGCGACCTGGAAGCGGCCGAGCAGGTCTTCGACCTGCTCATGGGCAACGAGGTGGCCCCCCGCAAGGAGTTCATCACCAGCTCCGCGGCCACCCTGGACCGCTCGCGCATCGACGCCTGA
- a CDS encoding DUF485 domain-containing protein, whose product MDKHEGPDAGTIRLDDPWYDGPAVDWGEGEGDGDCGGDAPLRSAGGRAAPADASEIYLEVQRSAAFQEVRSRYRGFVVPATAAFLLWYVAYVVAATAAPGFMARPVAGAVNVALLAGLGQFLSTFLLTWAYARHARLRRDRAALDLRWTVFEQERGHGRGRKREAGR is encoded by the coding sequence GTGGACAAGCACGAAGGTCCCGACGCCGGAACGATCCGGCTCGACGACCCCTGGTACGACGGGCCGGCCGTCGACTGGGGCGAGGGCGAGGGCGACGGCGACTGCGGTGGGGACGCACCGCTGCGATCGGCCGGCGGACGGGCGGCCCCGGCCGACGCGTCCGAGATCTACCTGGAGGTGCAGCGCAGCGCCGCCTTCCAGGAGGTCCGCAGCCGCTACCGCGGGTTCGTCGTCCCCGCGACCGCCGCCTTCCTCCTCTGGTACGTGGCCTACGTGGTCGCGGCGACCGCGGCCCCCGGGTTCATGGCCCGGCCCGTCGCCGGCGCGGTCAACGTGGCCCTGCTCGCCGGCCTCGGCCAGTTCCTCAGCACCTTCCTGCTGACATGGGCGTACGCCCGGCACGCCAGGCTCCGCCGGGACCGGGCCGCGCTGGACCTGCGATGGACCGTGTTCGAGCAGGAGCGCGGGCACGGGCGGGGCCGCAAGCGGGAGGCGGGCCGGTGA
- a CDS encoding sensor histidine kinase yields MRIPSLGARRIGLPRRAVSQILLTQLAIAAGVAVLATGLFLAPLSAQLDDQAMQRALAIARSTAADPSLAAAVLDSGPTADGPVQAAAERIRRATRAEYVVVMDLHGIRRSHPRPDRIGLPVSTDPGDVLAGRDVTEIDEGTLGRTARGKVPLVAADGEFVGAVSVGISYDSVRARLLGAIPGLLAYAGGALAAGALAAYLLSRRIQRQTRDLAFSDISGLLAEREAMLHSIREGVVALDPAGRIRLVNDEAARLLGLSPADTARAPGRPLDEVVGAGRTADVLSGRATGRDLLTVQGPRVLVANRMPTEDGGAVATLRDRTELEQLRRELDSTQGLIDALRAQDHEHANRLHTLLGLLDLGLHEEAAEFLAEVAGGRRSTAEQVTEKVHDPLLAALLVGKATVAAERGVPLRLTDGSFLPDRLADPGGLVTIAGNLVDNALDAAAGSAAPLVEVELRCEDRTLVLLVRDSGPGVPESRREKIFTEGWSTKQPQGRRERGLGLALVRRLAERQGGTARAGGTADGGAEFSVVLPEALR; encoded by the coding sequence ATGCGGATCCCCTCCCTCGGCGCTCGGCGCATCGGGCTGCCCAGACGGGCCGTCTCGCAGATCCTCCTGACCCAGCTGGCCATCGCCGCGGGTGTCGCTGTCCTGGCCACCGGGCTGTTCCTGGCCCCGCTGAGCGCACAGCTCGACGACCAGGCCATGCAGCGCGCCCTCGCGATCGCCCGCAGCACGGCCGCCGACCCCTCCCTGGCGGCCGCGGTACTGGACTCCGGGCCGACAGCCGACGGCCCGGTGCAGGCCGCCGCCGAGCGGATCCGCCGCGCCACCCGCGCCGAGTACGTGGTGGTGATGGACCTCCACGGCATCCGCCGCTCCCACCCCCGCCCCGACCGCATCGGACTGCCCGTCTCCACCGACCCCGGCGACGTCCTCGCGGGCCGCGACGTGACGGAGATCGACGAGGGCACCCTGGGCCGCACCGCCCGCGGAAAGGTGCCGCTCGTCGCCGCCGACGGCGAGTTCGTCGGCGCCGTGTCCGTCGGCATCTCCTACGACAGCGTCCGGGCCCGGCTGCTCGGCGCCATCCCGGGCCTCCTCGCGTACGCCGGCGGCGCACTGGCCGCCGGCGCGCTCGCCGCCTACCTCCTCTCCCGCCGGATCCAACGCCAGACCCGCGACCTGGCCTTCTCCGACATCTCCGGCCTCCTCGCCGAACGCGAGGCGATGCTCCACTCCATCCGCGAGGGCGTCGTCGCCCTCGACCCCGCCGGACGCATCCGGCTCGTCAACGACGAGGCCGCCCGCCTCCTCGGCCTCTCCCCCGCCGACACGGCCCGCGCCCCCGGCCGGCCGCTTGACGAGGTCGTCGGCGCGGGCCGCACCGCCGACGTCCTCTCCGGCCGCGCCACCGGCCGCGACCTCCTCACCGTGCAGGGGCCGCGCGTCCTGGTCGCCAACCGGATGCCCACCGAGGACGGCGGCGCCGTCGCCACCCTGCGCGACCGCACCGAACTGGAGCAGCTCCGCCGCGAACTCGACTCCACCCAGGGCCTGATCGACGCCCTGCGCGCGCAGGACCACGAGCACGCCAACCGCCTCCACACCCTCCTCGGCCTGCTGGACCTCGGCCTGCATGAGGAGGCGGCGGAGTTCCTCGCCGAGGTCGCCGGCGGGCGGCGCAGCACCGCCGAGCAGGTCACCGAGAAGGTCCACGACCCGCTGCTGGCCGCCCTCCTTGTGGGCAAGGCGACGGTCGCCGCCGAGCGCGGCGTCCCGCTGCGCCTCACCGACGGCAGCTTCCTGCCCGACCGCCTCGCCGATCCCGGCGGGTTGGTCACCATCGCCGGAAACCTCGTGGACAACGCCCTGGACGCGGCCGCCGGATCGGCCGCACCCCTCGTCGAGGTGGAGTTGCGCTGCGAGGACCGCACCCTGGTCCTCCTCGTCCGCGACAGCGGTCCCGGCGTGCCGGAGTCCCGCCGCGAAAAGATCTTCACCGAGGGCTGGTCGACGAAGCAGCCCCAGGGCCGGCGCGAGCGCGGTCTCGGCCTGGCCCTCGTACGCCGCCTGGCGGAGCGGCAGGGCGGCACGGCCCGGGCCGGCGGGACAGCGGACGGAGGGGCGGAGTTCTCCGTCGTACTCCCGGAGGCCCTGCGATGA
- a CDS encoding serine protease has product MRRPISRALAGALALVAGVAAAPLARAPHAAADSIVIGGRPVKAADSPWVVAVASRDRFGGTRAGQFCGGALVAPTRVVTAAHCLSREVLGAPVEAVRDLRVIAGRTQLRADEGREVPVRSVRVNPAYDTRSNAGDLAVLELAEALPGQHVLPLAGQEHPGYRAGAEAAVYGWGDTSGFGDYAFGLRAAQVTVLADEVCQEAYPGDADGEYRPESMVCAGHARGGRDACQGDSGGPLVAEGRLIGVVSWGRGCGRADSPGVYTRIAPLAGFVAGPETAPQPGAVPDTAWGAERGSKAPVRAEEGHPSRSAPQT; this is encoded by the coding sequence ATGCGTCGACCCATCTCCCGTGCTCTGGCGGGCGCGCTGGCCCTGGTGGCGGGGGTTGCCGCCGCCCCCCTGGCCCGCGCCCCCCACGCCGCCGCGGACAGCATCGTGATCGGCGGCAGGCCGGTGAAGGCGGCGGACAGTCCCTGGGTCGTGGCCGTGGCCAGCCGTGACCGGTTCGGCGGAACGCGGGCCGGGCAGTTCTGCGGCGGCGCGCTCGTCGCCCCCACGCGGGTCGTCACCGCCGCCCACTGCCTGAGCCGGGAGGTGCTGGGCGCGCCGGTCGAGGCCGTCCGCGACCTGCGGGTGATCGCGGGGCGCACGCAGCTGCGGGCGGACGAGGGCCGCGAGGTCCCAGTCCGCTCGGTACGGGTGAACCCGGCGTACGACACGCGGAGCAACGCAGGCGACCTCGCCGTCCTGGAGCTCGCCGAGGCACTCCCCGGGCAGCACGTGCTGCCGCTCGCCGGGCAGGAGCACCCCGGCTACCGGGCCGGTGCCGAAGCCGCCGTGTACGGGTGGGGCGACACCAGCGGCTTCGGCGACTACGCGTTCGGGCTGAGGGCGGCGCAGGTCACCGTCCTGGCGGACGAGGTCTGCCAGGAGGCGTACCCGGGGGATGCGGACGGTGAGTACCGGCCCGAATCCATGGTGTGCGCGGGGCACGCCCGCGGCGGGCGGGACGCCTGCCAGGGCGACAGCGGCGGGCCGCTCGTCGCCGAGGGCCGCCTCATCGGGGTCGTGTCGTGGGGCCGGGGGTGCGGCCGCGCCGACAGCCCGGGCGTCTACACGCGGATCGCACCGCTGGCCGGCTTCGTGGCCGGGCCGGAGACGGCCCCGCAGCCTGGAGCGGTGCCCGACACGGCGTGGGGTGCCGAAAGGGGCTCCAAGGCCCCTGTACGGGCCGAAGAGGGGCATCCCTCGCGTTCGGCACCGCAGACGTGA